From Cydia splendana chromosome 12, ilCydSple1.2, whole genome shotgun sequence, a single genomic window includes:
- the LOC134795328 gene encoding protein ELYS: MQKLQDSVFSIIKTTNLSPAVFSYLQPSENAENVPLGGILSDTKHGWLALGTKFCVVDLRTGLKVAARTFGVPYSNTNCTITSVIELPTPLTENSKQLIICLECEDLTGLICVLHVNGSQILRCIQTDVVITEIAVCDEVPDGPLTCFDGVIMAGSKRGEIFAFDLNRASLIQALKDISQGYEHLVRMESNPANLAFLSLNAVPQIDQHRDQALENDDHLAIILNENSLVDGQYLFRNPDGSIRMKAKQDHIRVSSLQYVPQLGSLAVGYNFGAFQIWNMMSLELEFASQVNRECLPVTHFGFQEPCDDPRAFCYLWAVFSVMERFEEEEFPLAVMYSLTYQGKRMLSDTKCLYQDFMMATIRFQVELSVMENAGQFIGGRCVSCHAYSVSSTLGEEGEDSMLNICQLVWECWGENVNSATEYGMLLFDLDQWYKDQMPSTYGLQSNAFMSASWCGQLTTAGTRTLDVRLQPGSVTPYSHATRLEEHFYPNSIHYNCICLNTSDACVLNTAGIQRQIMASIDDTGPTALLNPPRLYHACVAAGLTPLYMDGLLTNPSAEEQRRFLLSVALEARLARFLKRCAHDWATGSHHGVGCTLTFLVDWCWRRAIQLKENAKELTAPLFSSSSLPDRNVVRCLEHCVQQLTQLTGLLDAILTKCCNLIVPDALSEIEEKYKGVGTVSLYFQVVQWFLRVGLLPERHQELPYPARQLNEIYTKRRMKLQRLQSGLPDEESSKSCSLLYIDQLIEHEFGGERIQQMWLKGGSETNGLYPPPSLYSLLRLYLLPDIAEEHKHSLVLYLLVDYSMVYEVRYEAVVRRLMQFPTMFGLSNTAIKATQAFWHLDHRDFDFALDQLQCLTGNTLAPWQHHAVLSSLLAQNMSQAALQYLHVRKPAPIQNNRVNDHDKLEDWQSCCNLYLARKLVFEALDVVRMCVQNAGSLEEKLHVLNFFFKGCRNTGQLCKILQVTLLPFEEEAFIKYLEKCNEPHTSDILIMYYLQQARYLEAQQHNCKLRHAKRTNISSSSSSIVDVMDRQQARDTLVEVVCSSLPTIAARVAHMALSDHCEPHILAAKPMSVFVQAKSPKNTFTYKSSFIQDTIENASETWVNRPKMRRGIKRALNIEDTPFICTPKLSRTKSIFSDFHSSDTPPKRARLAGAAAAAGARAPRGDRAISRQLATLLDMPEVHTPDGNIYDRSGAGTPHSILKIRNSALGRDAPSPVDSRYLGESDDELLETASNHTHYSDSTNKHLRFTIPTASESGSTPSPQPAPFTAEVREREPVRQKEMDESMESFVTSTSTAHPMKDDNPFESPLKKLATEEKVSSRKSYKDNVRARRSLSISANSSLSEDPNTSIESIADIPITLINPRYRKTETPDQRERGSASPNKTVGEESSLSPSRRTSEKGETEMEMGERDSVPRTPRGRRGIRGGGESTPLANRSRSGTPEHVDSPIITPLRPSRNTRSRSRTPEISPRASPLAPIPEQPRQEVESEPHPVKTTLSVQSRLRSRSRTPDRMEKVAESPRLEAISESPAKPEEPESPRRRLRSRSRSPQVEIEVPKSPRTLRSRSKTPEKLMSPKADRTSKAKKSLTRIVLEANTFKAKNTEPEPEQTKENEELIECTPMKPKQAATMDVSFSPIVNKSVLTVTPDKVQSADSSKTNIENLPAFTKMNEMQFGKSILQSCESSAVETSQEVEKEKDNESANIKTLPAFTSMNDSIFAKSVLHSYESSIAESSSIHEVSGTKEISVTKVTKTEVSIACKSVLKDQSSLLTNDSESESEDNKSNWKERTERVEGTAQDIQKEKERIVEIEREINEIEGDMSDEEGSTDEEIVEGANDDDTDEESSEGDDSMSGSGDDEIISIGDSSAESNDIQLDEQTSSDSNRQNRQIEEQLDEQTSSDSNRQIEELEVNVRESPDTTEQTDRDPLNQARVSLLTDDNSMSDNEMDLNYDDDDEEEEESKTTETDSAKIETETPTTQNEAAKTETVTAETEIKTAETEIKTAETEIKPSKTETHAVIKIDVVVEEVNPIEEKETPTAAAEAKSADVVDASSVINKPEEMEVDPIIYKTVDVIPKENIEKDKTDKEAAAENKQVEKETKELQKIMEATEQCKKTEENTEKEKPESRLRKRASSTASNKSNKKDDNKMDVDKTENVEIRKPTTRKRAKSTTSNQSEEVEETPSKVSNPTPAMRRLMAKRESKEGENKVESSVTPQRRATRSRSKNDDNVSVTSEDSVRSTRSKASEKEKKGRKSIVAVKPELSAIPEMSVDESKDVSEYSSSRRLTRHQRSLLSTLELRPRVGRAGDHVGDDEREPFDVQPIDRISLLNKTDFEGSPDSSEPARQSPETESTVSHSSGRRTPRMARAASESRTVPKAAKIGRRVSVDIVSESGVGSPGSPARPGRRASFTRACEALHTPKGRRVSTDLRKETDSGAGSPGSEASGPATPARRGRRASTQSNTSVTKETGKRSKKLSTVEESDAKK; encoded by the exons ATGCAGAAGTTACAAGATAGTGTTTTTTCGATCATAAAGACTACAAACCTTTCACCTGCCGTGTTCAGTTATTTGCAGCCATCGGAAAATGCAG AAAACGTTCCTCTGGGTGGTATCCTTAGTGACACCAAGCATGGCTGGCTGGCCCTGGGcaccaagttctgtgttgttgATCTTAGAACCGGGCTGAAGGTAGCCGCTAGGACCTTTGGAGTCCCTTACAG CAACACCAACTGTACAATCACCAGCGTAATAGAACTACCCACACCGCTAACTGAAAACTCCAAGCAGCTGATCATCTGCCTAGAATGCGAGGATCTCACTGGCCTCATCTGTGTACTCCATGTTAATGGCTCGCAGATCCTCCGGTGCATCCAGACAGATGTGGTGATTACAGAGATTGCTGTGTGCGATGAGGTACCCGATGGGCCGTTGACATGCTTTGATGGAGTTATTATGGCTGGCTCAAAGAGaggagaaatatttgcttttgATCTGAATAGAGCCAGTCTTATTCAAG CATTAAAAGACATATCGCAAGGCTACGAGCACCTAGTCCGAATGGAGTCCAACCCAGCCAACCTAGCGTTCCTGTCCCTCAACGCTGTCCCCCAAATAGACCAACACAGAGACCAGGCCTTAGAAAACGACGACCATCTCGCCATAATCCTCAACGAAAACTCACTAGTCGATGGCCAGTATTTATTTAGGAACCCAGACGGTTCGATCCGAATGAAGGCAAAACAGGATCATATAAGAGTATCGTCTCTTCAGTATGTTCCGCAGTTGGGTAGTTTGGCGGTGGGGTATAATTTTGGGGCGTTCCAGATTTGGAATATGATGAGTTTGGAGTTGGAGTTTGCGTCTCAGGTCAATCGGGAATGCTTGCCGGTCACGCATTTTGGATTTCAG GAGCCCTGTGACGACCCCAGAGCCTTCTGCTATCTCTGGGCAGTATTCTCCGTGATGGAACGGTTCGAGGAAGAAGAGTTCCCTCTGGCTGTCATGTACTCCCTCACCTATCAGGGGAAGAGAATGCTTTCAGACACCAAATGTCTTTATCAG GACTTCATGATGGCGACCATCAGGTTTCAAGTGGAATTAAGTGTGATGGAGAATGCGGGACAATTTATCGGGGGTCGCTGCGTGTCGTGCCACGCATACTCCGTCAGTTCCACCTTAGGGGAGGAGGGCGAAGATA GCATGCTGAACATCTGCCAACTAGTCTGGGAGTGTTGGGGCGAGAACGTAAATTCTGCAACGGAATATGGGATGCTGTTATTCGATCTAGACCAGTGGTACAAGGATCAGATGCCTT CAACATACGGCCTACAAAGCAACGCCTTCATGAGCGCATCATGGTGCGGGCAGCTGACCACGGCCGGGACTCGAACCCTGGACGTCCGGCTGCAGCCCGGCTCCGTGACGCCATACTCGCACGCCACACGCCTCGAGGAACACTTCTACCCCAACTCCATACATTACA ATTGCATCTGTCTAAATACGTCCGACGCCTGTGTACTAAACACAGCCGGTATACAGCGACAGATCATGGCGTCCATCGACGACACCGGTCCCACCGCTCTCCTGAACCCGCCGCGGCTCTACCACGCGTGTGTGGCGGCGGGTCTGACGCCGTTGTATATGGACGGCTTGTTGACCAACCCCAGTGCG GAGGAGCAACGGAGATTTCTACTATCGGTGGCACTGGAAGCTCGCCTGGCACGATTTCTGAAACGTTGCGCCCATGACTGGGCCACGGGCAGCCATCATGGGGTCGGCTGTACTCTCACATTCTTG GTGGACTGGTGCTGGCGCCGCGCCATACAACTAAAAGAAAACGCTAAGGAGCTCACTGCTCCGCtgttctcttcttcttccttgcccGACAG GAATGTAGTGCGATGCTTGGAGCACTGTGTACAACAGTTGACGCAGTTGACCGGCTTACTGGACGCCATCCTTACCAAATGCTGCAACCTCATAGTTCCTGATG CTCTGAGCGAGATCGAGGAGAAATACAAAGGAGTGGGTACGGTGTCACTTTACTTCCAAGTAGTGCAATGGTTTCTCCGAGTAGGACTGTTGCCCGAGAGACACCAAGAACTTCCGTATCCAGCACGGCAGCTCAATGAAATATACACGAAAAG GCGAATGAAACTGCAACGGTTACAAAGTGGACTACCCGATGAGGAGTCGAGCAAATCGTGCTCGTTACTCTACATCGACCAGCTGATTGAGCATGAGTTCGGTGGCGAAAGGATACAGCA AATGTGGCTGAAAGGCGGCAGCGAGACCAACGGCCTGTATCCACCGCCCTCGCTATATTCACTCCTGCGACTATATCTACTGCCCGACATCGCTGAGGAACACAAGCACTCACTAGTGCTGTATCTGCTAGTtgattactctatggtttatgAAGTCAG ATACGAGGCGGTGGTGCGGAGGTTGATGCAGTTCCCGACGATGTTCGGGTTGAGCAACACCGCCATTAAAGCCACGCAGGCCTTCTGGCATCTCGACCACAGGGATTTCGAT TTCGCCCTCGACCAACTCCAATGCCTGACGGGCAACACGCTCGCCCCCTGGCAACACCACGCCGTCCTCTCCTCCCTCCTCGCGCAGAACATGTCGCAAGCCGCCCTACAATACCTTCACGTTCGAAAACCCGCGCCCATACAAAACAACAGGGTCAATGACCATGATAAACTAGAAGATTGGCAGAGCTGTTGTAATCTATACTTGGCTAGAAAGTTGGTATTTGAGGCGCTGGATGTGGTCAGAATGTGTGTGCAAAACGCTGGGAGTTTAGAGGAAAAGCTACATGTGTTAAACTTCTTTTTCAAAG GGTGCCGCAACACAGGACAGTTGTGTAAGATCCTCCAGGTGACCCTGCTGCCGTTCGAAGAGGAGGCCTTCATAAAGTACTTAGAGAAGTGCAACGAACCGCACACCTCGGATATACTCATCATGTACTACTTGCAGCAGGCCAG GTACTTGGAAGCGCAACAACACAACTGTAAACTCCGCCACGCGAAACGCACAaacatctcatcatcatcatcgtccaTCGTGGACGTGATGGACCGACAGCAGGCACGCGACACTCTGGTAGAAGTGGTGTGTTCGTCGCTGCCGACCATAGCGGCCAGAGTGGCGCATATGGCGCTCAGCGACCACTGCGAACCGCACA TTCTAGCAGCAAAGCCGATGTCCGTGTTTGTTCAAGCGAAATCTCCCAAAAACACGTTTACATACAAATCGTCTTTTATTCAG GACACAATAGAGAACGCCAGTGAGACCTGGGTAAATAGACCCAAGATGAGGCGCGGGATCAAACGAGCGCTCAACATTGAGGACACACCCTTCATCTGTACTCCGAAGTTATCAAGAACCAAGAG TATATTCTCCGACTTCCACTCCTCGGACACGCCGCCCAAGCGCGCCCGCctcgccggcgccgccgccgccgccggcgcccGCGCGCCGCGGGGAGACCGCGCCATCAGCCGCCAGCTGGCCACGCTACTAGATATGCCCGAAGTGCACACTCCGGATGGCAACATATATGATAGAAGCGGCGCTGGGACGCCTCATAGTATACTTAAG ATAAGAAACTCGGCCCTCGGTCGCGACGCGCCCTCGCCGGTCGATTCCCGTTACCTCGGCGAGAGTGATGACGAATTATTGGAGACGGCCAGCAACCACACACACTACAGCGACTCCACCAATAA ACATCTACGGTTCACAATCCCGACGGCCTCCGAGTCGGGTTCAACGCCCTCGCCGCAACCCGCTCCTTTTACTGCCGAAGTGCGAGAGAGAGAACCAGTACGACAGAAAGAGATGGACGAGTCTATGGAGAGTTTCGTTACTTCTACGAGTACCGCGCATCCTATg AAAGATGACAATCCTTTCGAGTCTCCTCTGAAGAAATTAGCTACAGAAGAAAAGGTTTCATCTCGAAAGTCTTACAAAGATAACGTTCGGGCGAG ACGTTCCCTCTCAATCTCCGCCAACAGCAGCCTATCCGAGGACCCGAACACCTCCATTGAGAGCATCGCCGACATACCCATCACCCTCATCAACCCCCGCTACCGCAAGACAGAGACGCCTGACCAGCGGGAGCGAGGCAGCGCATCACCGAACAAGACAGTTGGTGAAGAAAGCAGTTTGTCGCCGAGTCGCAGGACATCTGAGAAGGGGGAGACAGAGATGGAAATGGGGGAAAGAGATAGCGTGCCGCGGACGCCGCGGGGAAGGCGCGGGATTAGGGGCGGCGGGGAGAGTACACCGTTGGCTAATAG AAGTCGTTCCGGCACACCGGAGCACGTCGACTCTCCCATAATAACACCGTTGCGGCCGAGCAGAAATACAAG gaGCAGATCTCGTACACCGGAAATAAGTCCGCGTGCGTCCCCTCTAGCTCCTATCCCGGAACAACCCAGACAGGAAGTGGAAAGTGAACCACATCCGGTCAAGACCACACTTAGTGTGCAAAGCCGTTTAag AAGCCGTTCTCGTACCCCTGATAGAATGGAGAAGGTGGCCGAATCTCCGCGCCTCGAGGCCATCTCGGAGTCTCCCGCCAAGCCAGAGGAGCCCGAGTCGCCGCGAAGAAGACTTCGAAGTCGATCTCGCTCGCCACAAGTTGAAATCGAAGTGCCTAAGAGCCCGAGGACTCTAAG AAGCCGTTCAAAGACGCCAGAAAAACTCATGTCTCCCAAAGCCGACCGCACAAGTAAGGCCAAAAAATCTCTCACCAGAATAGTGTTAGAAGCCAACACGTTCAAAGCCAAAAACACTGAACCCGAGCCAGAACAAACTAAAGAAAACGAAGAATTAATCGAATGTACGCCGATGAAGCCTAAACAAGCCGCTACCATGGATGTATCCTTCTCTCCAATTGTAAACAAATCTGTACTCACTGTAACTCCAGacaaagtacagtcagcagacAGCAGCAAAACTAATATCGAAAATTTACCAGCTTTTACTAAAATGAACGAAATGCAATTCGGTAAATCGATACTACAAAGCTGCGAAAGCAGCGCTGTTGAAACTTCACAAGAAGTCGAAAAAGAAAAGGATAATGAATCGGCTAATATTAAAACGCTACCAGCATTTACTTCAATGAACGATAGTATATTTGCCAAATCTGTGCTACATAGTTATGAAAGCAGTATTGCAGAAAGCTCGAGCATACATGAAGTTTCTGGTACTAAAGAGATATCAGTTACAAAAGTAACCAAAACAGAAGTTTCAATCGCTTGCAAGTCTGTATTAAAAGACCAATCCAGTCTTTTGACCAATGACAGCGAATCTGAGAGCGAAGATAATAAGTCTAATTGGAAGGAACGTACAGAACGCGTAGAAGGTACGGCGCAGGATATCCAGAAGGAGAAGGAGAGAATAGTTGAGATTGAGAGGGAGATTAATGAGATAGAGGGAGACATGAGCGATGAGGAGGGGTCGACTGATGAGGAGATTGTCGAGGGAGCTAATGATGATGATACTGATGAAGAGAGTTCGGAGGGAGAT GATTCAATGTCAGGTTCCGGCGACGACGAGATAATATCAATCGGGGACTCGTCAGCCGAGTCCAACGACATACAACTCGACGAACAGACTTCATCCGACAGTAACAGACAAAACAGACAGATCGAAGAACAACTCGACGAACAGACCTCATCCGATAGCAACAGACAGATCGAGGAGCTGGAAGTCAATGTCAGGGAAAGTCCGGACACGACGGAACAGACGGATAGAGATCCATTGAATCAGGCGCGCGTTTCGCTGCTTACTGATGACAATTCGATGTCAGATAATGAGATGGATCTCAattacgatgatgatgatgaggaggAGGAGGAAAGTAAGACAACAG aaACGGATTCAGCGAAAATTGAAACCGAAACACCGACAACTCAAAACGAAGCAGCAAAAACTGAAACCGTAACAGCAGAAACTGAAATCAAAACAGCGGAAACTGAAATCAAAACAGCGGAAACTGAAATCAAACCATCGAAAACGGAAACACACGCAGTTATAAAGATAGACGTAGTTGTTGAAGAAGTAAATCCTATTGAAGAAAAAGAAACTCCTACTGCTGCGGCTGAAGCTAAGAGTGCTGATGTCGTTGACGCCAGTTCAGTTATAAATAAGCCGGAAGAAATGGAAGTAGATCCTATTATATATAAAACAGTTGATGTCATTCCTaaagaaaatattgaaaaagataaGACAGACAAAGAGGCAGCGGCTGAAAATAAACAAGTTGAAAAAGAAACGAAAGAGTTACAAAAAATTATGGAAGCTACAGAACAGTGTAAAAAAACAGAAGAAAATACAGAAAAGGAAAAACCAGAATCTCGTCTACGCAAACGCGCATCGTCAACAGCATCTAATAAATCTAACAAAAAAGATGATAATAAAATGGATGTCGACAAAACAGAAAATGTCGAAATTAGAAAACCTACGACGAGAAAGCGCGCTAAATCTACAACCTCCAACCAATCTGAGGAAGTAGAAGAAACGCCGAGCAAAGTTAGTAATCCGACTCCGGCTATGAGAAGGCTTATGGCTAAACGTGAGTCTAAAGAAGGAGAGAATAAGGTTGAGAGTTCAGTGACTCCGCAGCGGCGGGCGACGCGCAGTCGGAGTAAGAATGATGATAATGTCAGTGTGACGTCAGAGGATTCGGTCAG GTCGACGAGGAGTAAGGCGAGTGAGAAGGAGAAGAAGGGAAGGAAGTCGATAGTGGCTGTTAAACCGGAACTAAGCGCTATTCCGGAAATGTCCGTGGATGAGTCAAAGGATGTCAGCGAGTATTCTAGCTCGAGAAG GCTGACGCGGCACCAGAGGTCGCTGCTGTCCACGCTGGAGCTGCGGCCGCGCGTGGGCCGCGCCGGCGACCACGTGGGCGACGACGAAAGGGAGCCGTTCGACGTGCAACCCATCGACAGGATCAGCTTGCTCAACAAGACCGACTTTGAAG GTTCCCCCGACTCGTCCGAGCCCGCGCGACAATCGCCCGAAACAGAATCTACCGTGTCGCACTCCTCTGGCCGTAGAACTC CCCGCATGGCAAGAGCGGCGTCAGAGTCGAGAACTGTTCCGAAAGCGGCCAAAATTGGCAGAAGAGTTTCTGTAGATATTG TGTCGGAGTCGGGGGTGGGGTCGCCCGGCAGCCCGGCGCGGCCCGGGCGGCGGGCTTCCTTCACCAGAGCCTGCGAGGCGCTCCACACGCCTAAAGGACGGCGCGTTTCTACGGATCTCAGG AAGGAAACAGATAGTGGGGCGGGCTCCCCCGGCTCGGAGGCGTCGGGCCCCGCCACGCCGGCGCGTCGCGGCCGCCGCGCCTCCACGCAATCCAATACTAGCGTCACTAAAGAAACTGGAAAACG GTCCAAAAAGTTATCGACCGTAGAAGAAAGTGATGCCAAGAAATAA